One region of Xylanimonas ulmi genomic DNA includes:
- a CDS encoding alpha/beta hydrolase produces MAITREFVGLPAPNLPRAGAGGHPCQGLYHRPTASRPSVAFIATHYQIDFSEHYLAHYLADRGFGFLGWNTRFRGDEAHFLLDHALVDIGVGVRWLREQAGVDAVVLLGNSGGGSLMAAYHSQSVDPTVRALPGMRPAPGVEALPVADAYVSTAAHLGRPDVLTAWMDGAVADENDPVATDPTLDLFDPAHGPPYDAAFVTRYRAAQVARNHAITRWVKQELARLADAGYHDRPFSLARTWADPRMVDPTLEPTRREPNRCYAGVPQRANRSVYGIASACTLRTWLSLWSLDDSQTRAHAHLPKITVPTLVVNANADTGVFPSDAAAIYDLLGADDKALHELDADHYFRDAGARDELADLVAAWAAPRLA; encoded by the coding sequence ATGGCCATCACGCGCGAGTTCGTCGGTCTGCCCGCACCCAACCTCCCGCGCGCCGGCGCCGGCGGGCACCCGTGCCAGGGCCTCTACCACCGGCCCACCGCAAGCCGCCCGAGCGTCGCGTTCATCGCCACCCACTACCAGATCGACTTCTCCGAGCACTACCTCGCCCACTACCTCGCCGACCGGGGATTCGGCTTCCTCGGCTGGAACACGCGGTTCCGGGGCGACGAGGCGCATTTCCTGCTCGACCACGCCCTCGTCGACATCGGCGTCGGCGTGCGCTGGCTGCGCGAGCAGGCGGGGGTCGACGCCGTCGTGCTGCTGGGCAACTCGGGCGGCGGCTCACTCATGGCCGCCTACCACTCGCAGTCCGTCGACCCGACCGTGCGCGCATTGCCGGGCATGCGACCGGCTCCCGGAGTCGAAGCCCTGCCCGTCGCGGACGCCTATGTCTCGACCGCGGCGCACCTGGGCCGGCCCGACGTGCTGACCGCCTGGATGGACGGGGCGGTCGCGGACGAGAACGACCCCGTGGCCACCGACCCCACGCTCGACCTCTTCGACCCCGCCCACGGGCCCCCGTACGACGCCGCGTTCGTCACCCGCTACCGGGCCGCCCAGGTGGCGCGCAACCATGCGATCACCCGCTGGGTCAAGCAGGAGCTCGCACGGCTCGCTGACGCCGGGTACCACGACCGGCCCTTCTCGCTCGCGCGCACCTGGGCCGATCCGCGCATGGTCGACCCGACGCTCGAGCCGACCCGCCGCGAGCCCAACCGGTGCTATGCCGGGGTCCCCCAGCGCGCCAACCGCTCCGTCTACGGCATCGCGTCAGCCTGCACCCTGCGCACGTGGCTCTCGCTGTGGAGCCTCGACGACTCCCAGACACGCGCGCACGCGCACCTGCCCAAGATCACCGTGCCGACCCTCGTCGTCAACGCCAACGCCGACACGGGCGTCTTCCCGAGCGACGCCGCGGCGATCTACGACCTCCTGGGCGCCGACGACAAGGCGCTGCACGAACTCGACGCCGACCACTACTTCCGCGACGCGGGCGCCCGCGACGAGCTCGCCGACCTCGTCGCCGCGTGGGCCGCTCCGCGCCTGGCCTGA
- a CDS encoding CaiB/BaiF CoA transferase family protein, with protein MTGPLTGLRVVEVGGIGPGPFAGMMLADLGAEVIRVERDESGRRAHSLLLRGRRSVQLDLKSPRGREAVLALADTAEVLLEGFRPGVMERLGLGPDVVLARNPRLVYGRVTGWGQDGPLAPRAGHDINYIALAGALEPVAGRDGAPTPPLNMLGDFGGGGMLAVCGVLAALLSARATGRGQVVDAAVVDGAALMTAMLHSMRAERAWSAPRGENLLDGGAPFYGVYETRDGRWVAVGAIEPAFYAALLEGLGLTCELGGVAQDDTASWPRSRARIAARVRERTRDEWVAAFAGADACLTAVLAPDELLAEPHLSARETFVTDGALAPAPAPRFSATPSAVPPPAPPVGADTRAVLAELGLAGAAEATQGAPA; from the coding sequence ATGACGGGTCCGCTCACGGGCCTGCGGGTCGTCGAGGTCGGGGGCATCGGGCCGGGGCCGTTCGCCGGGATGATGCTGGCGGACCTGGGCGCCGAGGTGATCCGCGTCGAGCGCGACGAGTCGGGCAGGAGGGCGCACAGCCTCCTGCTGCGCGGCCGGCGCTCGGTCCAGCTCGACCTCAAGTCGCCGCGAGGGCGCGAGGCCGTGCTGGCGCTCGCGGACACGGCCGAGGTCCTCCTGGAGGGGTTCCGTCCCGGAGTCATGGAGCGCCTCGGGCTCGGCCCGGACGTGGTGCTGGCCCGCAACCCGCGGCTGGTGTACGGACGCGTGACGGGCTGGGGGCAGGACGGCCCGCTCGCGCCGCGCGCCGGGCACGACATCAACTACATCGCGTTGGCCGGCGCGCTTGAGCCGGTCGCCGGGCGCGACGGCGCCCCCACGCCGCCGCTCAACATGCTGGGCGACTTCGGCGGGGGAGGGATGCTGGCCGTGTGCGGCGTGTTGGCTGCGCTGCTCTCGGCGCGGGCCACCGGGCGGGGGCAGGTCGTCGACGCCGCGGTGGTCGACGGCGCCGCGCTCATGACCGCGATGCTGCACTCGATGCGCGCCGAGCGGGCCTGGTCGGCGCCCCGGGGGGAGAACCTGCTCGACGGCGGGGCGCCGTTCTACGGCGTCTACGAGACCCGCGACGGGCGCTGGGTCGCCGTCGGCGCCATCGAGCCCGCGTTCTACGCCGCACTGTTGGAGGGCCTCGGCCTGACATGCGAGCTCGGCGGCGTCGCTCAGGACGACACGGCGTCCTGGCCGCGCTCGCGCGCCCGGATCGCCGCCCGGGTGCGCGAGCGGACCCGTGACGAGTGGGTCGCGGCCTTCGCCGGGGCCGACGCGTGCCTGACCGCCGTGCTGGCGCCTGATGAGCTGCTCGCCGAGCCCCACCTGAGCGCGCGGGAGACCTTCGTGACCGACGGCGCTCTTGCTCCGGCGCCGGCGCCGAGGTTCAGCGCAACGCCCTCCGCCGTGCCGCCCCCGGCGCCCCCGGTCGGGGCCGACACGCGTGCGGTGTTGGCCGAGCTCGGGCTGGCGGGCGCCGCGGAGGCCACGCAGGGGGCGCCGGCATGA
- a CDS encoding enoyl-CoA hydratase-related protein, which produces MTDVPVRTATHGAVLRVVLDDEATLNALTAEGVEAVNAAVTQASQDAAVRVVLLTGAGRAFSSGANLTGGLPAAPLLEALTRLVRTVQSCPTPVVAAVNGVAAGAAVSLALAADLVVARRSASFALAFVKIGLMPDAGATALIPAAVGRARAMRLALLGERLTAQQAYEQGLIAWLAEDDEFDGVVESLVHDLAAGPAAAHRQIKAAVNAACLPELERALAREADGQRALAQTEDLREGVAAFAAKRPPRFVGR; this is translated from the coding sequence ATGACGGACGTTCCGGTGCGCACGGCCACCCACGGCGCGGTGCTGCGCGTGGTGCTCGATGACGAGGCCACCCTCAACGCCCTGACCGCCGAGGGGGTCGAGGCCGTCAACGCCGCGGTGACGCAGGCCTCTCAGGACGCCGCGGTGCGCGTCGTGCTCCTGACGGGCGCGGGGCGAGCGTTCAGCTCGGGCGCCAATCTCACGGGAGGCCTGCCCGCCGCACCGCTGCTGGAGGCCCTGACGCGCCTGGTGCGGACGGTGCAGTCCTGCCCGACGCCGGTGGTGGCGGCGGTCAACGGCGTCGCCGCCGGAGCCGCCGTCTCGCTCGCGCTCGCCGCCGACCTGGTCGTGGCGCGGCGCTCGGCGTCGTTCGCGCTCGCCTTTGTCAAGATCGGGCTCATGCCCGACGCCGGCGCGACCGCCCTGATCCCCGCGGCGGTCGGCCGGGCGCGGGCGATGCGGCTGGCCCTGCTCGGCGAACGGCTGACGGCGCAGCAGGCGTACGAGCAGGGGCTCATCGCCTGGCTCGCCGAGGACGACGAGTTCGACGGCGTCGTCGAGTCCCTCGTCCACGACCTCGCGGCCGGGCCGGCGGCCGCGCATCGGCAGATCAAGGCCGCGGTCAACGCCGCGTGCCTGCCGGAGCTGGAGCGGGCCCTGGCGCGCGAGGCGGACGGGCAGCGCGCGCTGGCCCAGACCGAGGACCTGCGCGAGGGTGTGGCCGCGTTCGCCGCCAAACGCCCGCCCCGGTTCGTCGGGCGTTGA
- a CDS encoding acyl-CoA dehydrogenase family protein: MYDLYAPRALFDDEHTAFRASVRQFLDRDVVAHIEEWEEASEIPREIWARAGALGLLGMGTPEEWGGGGVEDYRFRSAAAEEFSRVGANSLSAGFGCQADIILPYLVDLATPEQAKRWVPRLAAGEAIGAIAMTEPGTGSDLRGIRTTARPDGDGWVLDGSKTFITNGILADVVIVVARTSQDPAAGSEALSLFLVETGTPGFTRGRRLRKMGLKAQDTAELRFADVRLGPEALLGRQGQGLRVLMAHLPLERISIAVGACAGARAALAWTIDYVRERTAFGKALAEFQNTQFVVAEMVTELEVAQAYVDDAVIRLGKGELSAVDAAKGKWWATETHKRIVDRCVQLHGGYGYMLEYPIARAYVDTRVSTIYGGTTEIMKTIIARDVLGVR, translated from the coding sequence ATGTACGACCTGTACGCGCCGCGGGCGCTGTTCGACGACGAGCACACCGCGTTCCGCGCCAGCGTGCGCCAGTTCCTCGACCGCGACGTCGTCGCCCACATCGAGGAGTGGGAGGAGGCGAGCGAGATCCCCCGCGAGATCTGGGCGCGCGCGGGCGCGCTCGGCCTGCTCGGGATGGGGACGCCCGAGGAGTGGGGAGGCGGCGGCGTCGAGGACTACCGCTTCCGCAGTGCGGCGGCCGAGGAGTTCTCCCGCGTCGGCGCGAACTCGCTGTCGGCGGGCTTCGGGTGTCAGGCCGACATCATCCTGCCCTACCTCGTCGACCTGGCCACCCCCGAGCAGGCCAAGCGGTGGGTGCCACGGCTCGCCGCGGGCGAGGCCATCGGGGCGATCGCGATGACCGAGCCGGGCACGGGCTCCGACCTGCGGGGCATCCGCACCACGGCCCGCCCGGACGGCGACGGCTGGGTGCTCGACGGCTCCAAGACCTTCATCACCAACGGGATCCTGGCCGACGTCGTCATCGTCGTGGCGCGCACCTCGCAGGACCCGGCGGCCGGCAGCGAGGCGCTCAGCCTCTTCCTCGTCGAGACGGGCACGCCCGGGTTCACCCGCGGGCGGCGCCTGAGGAAGATGGGCCTCAAGGCGCAGGACACCGCCGAACTGCGCTTCGCGGACGTGCGCCTGGGGCCCGAGGCGCTGCTCGGTCGACAGGGGCAGGGGCTGCGCGTGCTGATGGCGCACCTGCCGCTCGAACGCATCAGCATCGCGGTCGGCGCGTGCGCAGGAGCGCGCGCCGCGCTCGCGTGGACGATCGACTACGTGCGTGAGCGCACCGCGTTCGGCAAGGCCCTGGCCGAGTTCCAGAACACGCAGTTCGTCGTGGCCGAGATGGTCACCGAGCTGGAGGTCGCCCAGGCCTACGTCGACGACGCCGTGATCCGGCTGGGCAAGGGCGAGCTCAGCGCCGTCGACGCGGCCAAGGGCAAGTGGTGGGCGACCGAGACCCACAAGCGCATCGTCGACCGGTGCGTGCAACTGCACGGCGGCTACGGCTACATGCTCGAGTACCCCATCGCGCGCGCGTACGTCGACACCCGCGTCTCGACGATCTACGGCGGGACCACCGAGATCATGAAGACGATCATCGCGCGCGACGTGCTGGGGGTGCGCTGA
- a CDS encoding phosphotransferase family protein produces MTTTALGREELARVAAVLRSVGEPVEGELRARLIAGGRSNLTYALCDDARRWVLRTPPRAGRTPSAHDVVRELRFTRALHGAGVPVARAVAACQDEAVLGVPFAVSGFVAGDALRTRADLDALDDAALRGVVDELVSVLAALHAVVPEQVGLGDLARPGGYVERQTRRWSRQWEIVGVPALRALATEVARGLRAWAPAEPRTRVVHGDYRIDNTLLDLPRRHLAAIVDWELAALGDPSADVAMMCAYRDPAFDLIVGEPGAWTSPRLPDAAALAAAYEQAAGVRLRDWEAHLALASFKVAVIAAGIAHRASRGAGSGRGFATAGEAVAPFLLKARQALSAHEGSHR; encoded by the coding sequence GTGACGACGACGGCGCTCGGGCGCGAGGAGCTGGCCCGCGTGGCCGCGGTGCTCCGGAGCGTGGGCGAGCCCGTTGAGGGCGAGCTGCGCGCGCGGCTCATCGCCGGCGGGCGCTCGAACCTCACCTACGCGCTGTGCGACGACGCGCGCCGGTGGGTCCTGCGCACGCCGCCGCGCGCGGGCCGCACGCCGTCGGCACACGACGTCGTGCGCGAGCTGCGCTTCACGCGCGCGCTCCACGGCGCCGGCGTACCCGTCGCGCGCGCGGTGGCCGCCTGCCAGGACGAGGCCGTGCTCGGCGTGCCGTTCGCCGTCTCGGGGTTCGTCGCCGGCGACGCGCTGCGCACGCGCGCGGACCTGGACGCCCTCGACGACGCGGCCCTTCGCGGCGTCGTCGACGAGCTCGTGAGCGTGCTGGCCGCGCTGCACGCCGTCGTGCCCGAACAGGTCGGCCTGGGAGACCTGGCGCGCCCCGGCGGGTACGTCGAGCGTCAGACGCGGCGGTGGTCGCGGCAGTGGGAGATCGTCGGCGTGCCCGCACTGCGCGCGCTCGCCACCGAGGTCGCCCGCGGCCTGCGCGCCTGGGCGCCGGCCGAGCCGCGCACGCGCGTCGTCCACGGTGACTACCGCATCGACAACACGCTCCTCGACCTGCCCCGGCGTCACCTCGCCGCGATCGTCGACTGGGAGCTGGCGGCCCTGGGTGACCCGAGCGCCGACGTCGCGATGATGTGCGCCTACCGTGACCCGGCGTTCGACCTGATCGTGGGCGAGCCCGGGGCGTGGACCAGCCCGCGGCTGCCCGATGCGGCGGCGCTCGCGGCCGCCTATGAGCAGGCGGCGGGCGTCCGGCTGCGCGACTGGGAGGCCCACCTGGCGCTCGCCTCGTTCAAGGTCGCGGTCATCGCCGCCGGCATCGCGCACCGGGCGAGCCGCGGGGCCGGGTCCGGGCGCGGCTTCGCCACGGCGGGCGAGGCGGTCGCCCCGTTCCTGCTCAAGGCCCGCCAGGCCCTGAGCGCTCACGAAGGGAGCCACAGATGA
- a CDS encoding enoyl-CoA hydratase-related protein: MTSDEPAALYEARDGVALLTLNRPHALNAVDAALATAVGEGLEAAAADPAVRVVVVTGRGRAFCAGADLKEVARGRPILAHGHPEWGFAGMVRHWIDKPVIAAVNGPAMGGGAEIVLACDLAIAAADAVFALPEVRRGLLAAAGGLVRLPRQVPLKRALELALTGEAISAETACQWGLVNRVTSADALRGEVEAVARRIAANAPLSVAHTKRVLHRAAVGGSDWDARWSGADPWAVSDEAMRTVFASADAMEGARAFAEKREPVWSGR; the protein is encoded by the coding sequence ATGACTTCCGACGAGCCCGCCGCGCTCTACGAGGCCCGCGACGGCGTCGCGCTCCTGACGCTCAACCGGCCGCACGCCCTCAACGCTGTCGACGCGGCGCTCGCGACCGCCGTCGGCGAGGGCCTGGAGGCCGCCGCGGCCGACCCCGCGGTGCGCGTCGTGGTCGTGACCGGACGCGGGCGGGCGTTCTGCGCCGGGGCCGACCTCAAGGAGGTGGCCCGGGGCCGCCCGATCCTGGCGCACGGGCATCCCGAGTGGGGATTCGCGGGCATGGTGCGGCACTGGATCGACAAGCCCGTCATCGCCGCGGTCAACGGACCCGCCATGGGTGGCGGCGCCGAGATCGTGCTCGCCTGCGACCTGGCGATCGCCGCGGCCGACGCCGTGTTCGCGCTGCCCGAGGTGCGCCGCGGGCTGCTGGCCGCCGCGGGGGGACTGGTGCGCCTGCCGCGCCAGGTCCCCCTCAAACGCGCGCTCGAGCTCGCGCTGACGGGCGAGGCGATCAGCGCCGAGACGGCGTGCCAGTGGGGCCTGGTCAACCGGGTGACGAGCGCCGACGCGCTGCGCGGCGAGGTCGAGGCCGTCGCGCGGCGGATCGCCGCCAACGCGCCCCTGTCGGTCGCGCACACCAAACGCGTGCTGCACCGCGCCGCCGTCGGCGGGTCGGACTGGGACGCCCGGTGGTCCGGCGCCGACCCGTGGGCCGTCAGCGACGAGGCCATGCGCACGGTCTTCGCGAGCGCGGACGCGATGGAGGGCGCCCGCGCCTTCGCCGAGAAGCGCGAGCCCGTGTGGAGCGGTCGATGA
- a CDS encoding acyl-CoA dehydrogenase family protein gives MTGRAAHEGRGAQADIVERTRAFVAEHVLPVDDQYDGDIAAAGGDALRRRLQARAREAGLLTPHGPVEFGGLGLGMVDRAPVFEEAGYSLFGALALNCNAPDEGNVHLLGKVASPGQRERYLGPLARGETRSAFAMTEPDPGAGADPTTLATRATRVDGGWVIDGHKHFITGADGAGFLIVFARTSGEPGDGDGATMLLVPADRDGVEVVRHITTMDTSMVGGHCEVRLRQVFVPDDDVLGEVDRGFRYVQVRLGPARATHVMRWTGAARRAHEVAVRYAASRRAFGTRLASLGMAQQLIADNEIDLAATRALLREACAALDAGERASKETSIVKTFAAEALHRVVDRATQLCGGLGVSADLPVAKIAREVRPFRVYDGPSEVHRWSIARRAVRQIAGAR, from the coding sequence ATGACCGGGCGCGCGGCACATGAGGGCCGGGGCGCGCAGGCAGACATCGTCGAGCGGACACGGGCGTTCGTGGCCGAGCACGTGCTGCCCGTCGACGACCAGTACGACGGCGACATCGCCGCCGCGGGCGGCGACGCGCTGCGCCGGCGGCTGCAGGCGAGGGCGCGCGAGGCGGGGCTGCTCACGCCGCACGGACCCGTCGAGTTCGGCGGCCTCGGCCTCGGCATGGTTGACCGCGCGCCGGTGTTCGAGGAGGCGGGCTACTCGCTGTTCGGCGCCCTCGCGCTCAACTGCAACGCGCCCGACGAGGGCAACGTCCACCTGCTCGGCAAGGTCGCCAGCCCCGGGCAGCGCGAGCGCTACCTGGGTCCGCTGGCGCGGGGGGAGACGCGATCGGCGTTCGCGATGACCGAACCCGACCCCGGCGCGGGCGCCGATCCGACCACGCTCGCGACCCGGGCCACGCGGGTCGACGGCGGGTGGGTCATCGACGGGCACAAGCACTTCATCACCGGCGCCGACGGGGCAGGGTTCCTCATCGTGTTCGCGCGCACGAGCGGTGAGCCGGGCGACGGCGACGGCGCCACCATGCTCCTCGTCCCGGCCGACCGCGACGGAGTCGAGGTCGTGCGGCACATCACCACCATGGACACGTCGATGGTCGGCGGGCACTGCGAGGTGCGCCTGCGCCAGGTCTTCGTGCCCGACGACGATGTGCTCGGCGAGGTCGACCGCGGTTTCCGGTACGTGCAGGTGCGGCTCGGCCCGGCGCGCGCGACGCATGTGATGCGCTGGACGGGGGCGGCGCGCCGCGCGCACGAGGTCGCCGTGCGGTACGCCGCCTCGCGGCGCGCCTTCGGCACGCGGCTGGCCTCTCTCGGCATGGCCCAGCAGCTCATCGCCGACAACGAGATCGATCTGGCGGCCACGCGGGCGCTGTTGCGCGAGGCGTGTGCGGCGCTCGACGCGGGTGAGCGCGCCTCGAAGGAGACGTCGATCGTCAAGACCTTCGCGGCTGAGGCGCTGCACCGGGTGGTGGACCGCGCGACGCAGCTGTGCGGCGGGCTCGGCGTGAGCGCGGACCTGCCGGTCGCCAAGATCGCGCGGGAGGTCCGCCCCTTCCGCGTCTACGACGGGCCGTCGGAGGTCCATCGTTGGTCGATCGCCCGCCGTGCGGTGCGCCAGATCGCGGGCGCGCGGTGA
- a CDS encoding TetR/AcrR family transcriptional regulator — protein sequence MTSAQTTRPTRRGRQTLEAIDAAARKVIAEKGFLKMTVADIVREAGKSPASFYNYYDSKEALLERWARDFQQEARERHRAAERAAGNDPRKHAEAAARAHWETYRARLAEMVGVFQLAMVNDAFARVWDEICLDAASDIAQAVARAQQRGYCPGVDPHLTARAIVAMLNMFCYESLANGRSATADDEACVATLASAWFHAIYWTE from the coding sequence GTGACCAGCGCGCAGACGACCCGCCCGACCCGGCGCGGCAGGCAGACCCTTGAGGCGATCGACGCCGCCGCCCGCAAGGTGATCGCCGAGAAGGGCTTCCTCAAGATGACGGTGGCCGACATCGTCAGGGAGGCCGGCAAGTCGCCCGCGTCGTTCTATAACTACTACGACTCCAAAGAGGCGCTGCTCGAGCGTTGGGCGCGCGACTTCCAGCAGGAGGCGCGCGAACGGCATCGCGCGGCCGAGCGGGCCGCGGGCAACGATCCGCGCAAGCACGCCGAGGCCGCCGCCCGCGCACATTGGGAGACCTACCGCGCCCGGCTCGCCGAGATGGTCGGCGTCTTCCAGCTCGCGATGGTCAACGACGCGTTCGCCCGCGTCTGGGACGAGATCTGCCTCGACGCCGCGAGCGACATCGCCCAGGCCGTCGCGCGCGCACAGCAACGCGGGTACTGCCCCGGCGTCGACCCGCACCTGACCGCCCGGGCCATCGTGGCCATGCTCAACATGTTCTGCTACGAGAGCCTCGCCAACGGGCGGTCGGCCACGGCGGACGACGAGGCCTGCGTCGCGACGCTGGCGAGCGCATGGTTCCACGCCATCTACTGGACCGAGTGA